In a single window of the Bradyrhizobium sp. ORS 285 genome:
- a CDS encoding alpha/beta fold hydrolase translates to MPRFAIAFCTALLAFAPTMVPAAEAPREPYGINLEGFSYPYPVNLLPLVNDGERLRMAYMDVAPAQPNGRTVLLLHGRNFPSSYWAPVIRTLTEAGFRVVVPDQVGFGKSSKPSGELHFDTLARNTMTLLDHLGIAKADVVAHSMGGMLAVRIARAYPDRVAHLVLTAPIGLEDYRLSVPPISSETIMENEDRLTADGYRKQLQTNYAMKLPPEQVTPFIDTRFNLKDSADYPRWLKSFVSSYQMIYREPVVHEIPLLTQPTLFIMGADDHNAPGRPNAPEALRARMGQNAELSKALASQMRDARAEVIANAGHLVFLDAPAKYDALLLEFLGK, encoded by the coding sequence ATGCCCCGTTTCGCCATCGCATTCTGCACCGCCCTGCTCGCTTTCGCTCCCACCATGGTTCCGGCCGCCGAGGCGCCGCGTGAGCCCTATGGGATCAATCTCGAGGGTTTTTCCTATCCGTATCCGGTCAACCTGCTGCCGCTGGTCAATGATGGCGAGCGGCTGCGCATGGCCTATATGGACGTCGCGCCGGCGCAGCCGAACGGGCGCACCGTGCTGTTGCTCCACGGGCGCAATTTCCCGTCGAGCTATTGGGCGCCCGTGATCAGGACGCTGACCGAGGCCGGCTTCCGCGTCGTCGTGCCCGACCAGGTCGGCTTCGGCAAATCCTCCAAGCCGTCGGGCGAGCTGCATTTCGATACGCTGGCGCGCAACACCATGACGCTGCTCGATCACCTCGGCATCGCCAAGGCCGATGTCGTCGCGCATTCGATGGGCGGCATGCTGGCCGTGCGCATCGCCCGCGCCTACCCGGATCGCGTCGCTCATCTCGTGCTGACCGCGCCGATCGGTCTCGAGGACTACCGCCTCTCAGTGCCGCCGATCTCGTCCGAGACGATCATGGAGAACGAGGATCGTCTCACCGCGGACGGCTATCGCAAGCAGTTGCAGACCAACTACGCAATGAAGCTGCCGCCGGAGCAGGTCACCCCGTTCATCGACACCAGGTTCAATCTCAAGGACAGCGCCGACTATCCGCGCTGGCTGAAGAGCTTCGTCAGCTCCTACCAGATGATCTATCGCGAGCCTGTCGTGCACGAGATCCCGCTGCTGACGCAGCCGACGCTGTTCATCATGGGCGCCGACGACCACAATGCGCCGGGCCGGCCGAATGCGCCGGAGGCGCTACGGGCGAGGATGGGGCAGAACGCGGAGCTATCAAAAGCCCTCGCAAGCCAGATGCGCGATGCCCGCGCCGAGGTGATCGCCAATGCCGGCCACCTGGTGTTTCTGGATGCGCCCGCGAAGTACGACGCGTTGCTGCTGGAGTTTCTCGGCAAGTAG
- a CDS encoding metalloregulator ArsR/SmtB family transcription factor: protein MKSGPDIAMVAALVGDPARANMLTALLSGRALTATELAQEAGVTPQTASSHLAKLEGGGLIEPEKQGRHRYYRLADPDVADVLEKLAGLAARAGHMRVRTGPKEPELRRARICYDHLAGDLGVQMLDSMVRQKLVRQRKQEIILTEDGERFLAQHLRISPEMLAHPRRPVCKACLDWSARRHHLAGTLGAALMKRFAELKWAARDPTPGSRVVNFSRAGERHFAALFGTSGS, encoded by the coding sequence ATGAAATCAGGCCCTGATATCGCGATGGTTGCAGCGCTGGTCGGCGATCCCGCCCGCGCGAACATGCTCACCGCGCTGCTCTCGGGCCGCGCGCTCACCGCAACCGAGCTCGCCCAGGAGGCCGGCGTGACGCCGCAAACCGCGAGCTCGCATCTTGCCAAGCTGGAAGGCGGCGGCCTGATCGAGCCGGAGAAACAGGGTCGGCATCGCTACTACCGGCTCGCCGATCCTGACGTTGCGGACGTGCTGGAGAAGCTTGCCGGGCTCGCCGCGCGCGCCGGCCACATGCGGGTGCGCACCGGGCCGAAGGAGCCAGAGCTGCGGCGTGCGCGCATCTGCTACGATCATCTCGCCGGCGATCTCGGCGTGCAGATGCTGGACAGCATGGTCAGGCAGAAGCTGGTGCGCCAGCGCAAGCAGGAGATCATCCTCACCGAGGATGGCGAACGGTTTCTCGCCCAGCACTTGCGGATCTCGCCGGAGATGCTGGCGCATCCGCGCCGTCCGGTCTGCAAGGCCTGCCTGGACTGGAGCGCGCGGCGGCATCATCTCGCCGGCACCTTGGGCGCTGCCCTGATGAAGCGCTTCGCCGAGTTGAAATGGGCCGCGCGCGACCCCACTCCCGGCAGCCGCGTGGTGAATTTCAGCCGCGCCGGCGAAAGACATTTTGCTGCACTGTTCGGCACGTCCGGCAGCTGA
- a CDS encoding NIPSNAP family protein: protein MTITVFIRYRIDPFKRDVFEHYAQRWLSIIPRCGGDLIGYFMPHEGTNDIAYGLISFDSLAAYERYRATLRSDGEGRANFALAEEHQLILGEERTFLRNVVAAP, encoded by the coding sequence ATGACTATCACCGTCTTCATCCGCTATCGCATCGATCCGTTCAAGCGCGATGTCTTCGAGCACTATGCGCAGCGCTGGCTGTCGATCATTCCGCGCTGCGGGGGCGATCTGATCGGCTATTTCATGCCCCATGAAGGCACCAACGACATCGCCTACGGCCTGATTTCATTCGACAGCCTCGCGGCTTACGAGCGTTATCGCGCGACCTTGCGCAGTGATGGCGAGGGCCGGGCGAACTTCGCGCTCGCGGAGGAGCACCAGCTCATTCTGGGCGAAGAGCGAACATTTCTGCGCAATGTCGTGGCGGCGCCATGA